The following are encoded together in the Choristoneura fumiferana chromosome 4, NRCan_CFum_1, whole genome shotgun sequence genome:
- the LOC141427467 gene encoding dnaJ homolog subfamily C member 9 isoform X2, with product MGLLELCDKYFNTTNLYDVLGITEKSTEKEVDRDWTIYWRLLFKKITEEDIIAYEKEYIGSEEERKDLKVAYLAGKGDMDYIVDQVQFARTEHEERLKSILNEMIKKGEIPSYKKFTHEPEKKRQRRLAKENREAVEAEELKKELGVGSGPNSLELMIKQKQQARGQQMESLFDSLAAKYGGGGSKPRATKRKATAKSETASKIKKRK from the exons atggGTCTTTTAGAATTGTGTGACAAATATTTCAACACTACAAATCTCTACGATGTCCTTGGGATTACGGAAAAATCAACTGAAAAAGAAG TGGATCGAGACTGGACAATATACTGGCGGCTACTATTCAAGAAAATCACAGAGGAAGATATTATTGCCTATGAAAAAGAGTACATTG GTTCTGAGGAGGAGCGCAAGGATCTCAAAGTGGCTTACTTAGCTGGCAAAGGAGACATGGACTACATAGTAGACCAAGTGCAATTTGCAAGAACCGAACATGAAGAAAGACTTAAAAGCATTTTGAAT GAAATGATAAAAAAGGGGGAAATACCATCATACAAAAAGTTCACACATGAACCAGAGAAGAAACGACAGAGAAGACTTGCAAAGGAAAACCGAGAAGCAGTTGAGGctgaagaattaaaaaaagaattggGTGTTGGATCAG GTCCCAATAGCTTGGAGCTCATGATAAAGCAAAAACAGCAAGCTCGTGGTCAACAGATGGAATCTCTATTTGATAGTTTGGCTGCTAAATATGGAGGTGGTGGGAGCAAGCCTAGAGCAACTAAGCGAAAGGCTACTGCGAAAAGCGAAACTgcatcgaaaattaaaaaacggaAGTGA
- the LOC141427061 gene encoding uncharacterized protein: MDSTTLGSGDNISHEISQRATEDVKPNTGENHEAATECEDQQEVKDNQSEVPTPTKDDNEAKIKERIAQCRSIIESLKLELNEEKSKLKTSCSHSESKTSSPRGTQDNVASSQCFPEDPVCTSNLYGSSVDNKLNYDENLMEYEKQLQKYQNTLNMAQIEKKNAIRKQMLAKAYKLKLLEVENQCNIELLRVKQSLQCLEPLQMIVSKWKSSSDDTTYDPNNFVLIPRYPELSANSGSDVNSLKDDCDGVVTDKPDFALETGC; the protein is encoded by the coding sequence ATGGATTCAACTACTCTAGGTTCAGGAGACAATATATCACACGAAATCTCTCAAAGAGCTACCGAAGATGTAAAACCGAATACTGGGGAAAATCATGAGGCAGCAACAGAATGCGAAGATCAACAAGAAGTCAAAGACAACCAAAGCGAGGTCCCCACTCCAACTAAAGATGACAATGAAGCAAAAATAAAGGAACGAATCGCGCAATGCAGAAGTATAATAGAATCACTTAAGTTGGAGCTGAACGAAGAgaagtcaaaattaaaaacgtCTTGCAGCCACTCCGAGAGCAAAACGTCGTCACCACGTGGCACTCAAGACAATGTCGCCTCTTCTCAATGCTTCCCAGAAGACCCTGTGTGCACTTCTAATCTGTATGGCAGTTCCGTAGATAACAAGTTAAATTATGATGAAAACCTCATGGAGTATGAAAAGCAGTTGCAAAAGTATCAAAATACACTCAATATGGCACAGATTGAGAAGAAGAATGCTATTAGAAAGCAGATGTTAGCAAAGGCTTACAAGCTAAAACTTCTAGAGGTGGAAAATCAATGCAACATTGAACTGTTGCGTGTGAAGCAAAGCCTGCAGTGCCTGGAGCCTCTACAAATGATCGTCAGCAAATGGAAGTCGAGCAGTGACGATACTACCTACGATCCTAATAACTTTGTCCTGATTCCCAGATATCCCGAGTTGAGCGCGAACTCAGGAAGCGACGTTAATTCCTTAAAAGATGACTGTGATGGAGTTGTCACGGACAAACCAGATTTTGCTCTTGAAACAGGGTGTTGA
- the LOC141427467 gene encoding dnaJ homolog subfamily C member 9 isoform X1, with protein sequence MGLLELCDKYFNTTNLYDVLGITEKSTEKEVKKAYHKLSLKVHPDRVSEKDKLEATEKFKVLGSIHTILSDSNKRAAYDETKCVDDEDYNVIVDRDWTIYWRLLFKKITEEDIIAYEKEYIGSEEERKDLKVAYLAGKGDMDYIVDQVQFARTEHEERLKSILNEMIKKGEIPSYKKFTHEPEKKRQRRLAKENREAVEAEELKKELGVGSGPNSLELMIKQKQQARGQQMESLFDSLAAKYGGGGSKPRATKRKATAKSETASKIKKRK encoded by the exons atggGTCTTTTAGAATTGTGTGACAAATATTTCAACACTACAAATCTCTACGATGTCCTTGGGATTACGGAAAAATCAACTGAAAAAGAAG TTAAGAAAGCCTACCACAAACTGTCCCTCAAGGTACATCCAGATAGAGTCAGTGAGAAAGATAAGTTAGAAGCTactgaaaaatttaaggttCTTGGTAGTATCCACACTATCCTCAGTGATTCGAACAAAAGAGCCGCCTATGATGAAACCAAGTGCGTTGACGACGAGGATTATAATGTTATAGTGGATCGAGACTGGACAATATACTGGCGGCTACTATTCAAGAAAATCACAGAGGAAGATATTATTGCCTATGAAAAAGAGTACATTG GTTCTGAGGAGGAGCGCAAGGATCTCAAAGTGGCTTACTTAGCTGGCAAAGGAGACATGGACTACATAGTAGACCAAGTGCAATTTGCAAGAACCGAACATGAAGAAAGACTTAAAAGCATTTTGAAT GAAATGATAAAAAAGGGGGAAATACCATCATACAAAAAGTTCACACATGAACCAGAGAAGAAACGACAGAGAAGACTTGCAAAGGAAAACCGAGAAGCAGTTGAGGctgaagaattaaaaaaagaattggGTGTTGGATCAG GTCCCAATAGCTTGGAGCTCATGATAAAGCAAAAACAGCAAGCTCGTGGTCAACAGATGGAATCTCTATTTGATAGTTTGGCTGCTAAATATGGAGGTGGTGGGAGCAAGCCTAGAGCAACTAAGCGAAAGGCTACTGCGAAAAGCGAAACTgcatcgaaaattaaaaaacggaAGTGA